From Solidesulfovibrio fructosivorans JJ]:
TCTCGGTGACGATGACGTCCTGGACCACGTCCACCAGGCGGCGGGTGAGGTAACCGGAGTTGGCGGTCTTGAGCGCCGTGTCGGCCAGACCTTTCCGGGCGCCGTGGGTGGAGTTGAAGTACTGGGTCACCGAGAGGCCTTCACGGAAGTTCGAGGTGATGGGCGTCTCGATGATTTCACCGGAAGGCTTGGCCATAAGGCCGCGCATGCCGGCGAGCTGGCGCATCTGGTCCTGGTTGCCTCGCGCTCCGGAGTGAATCATCATGAAGATCGGGTTGGTCGAGATGTTGCGCTCTTCCTTGCCGGTCTCGGGATCGCGCACGATGTCCCAGGTGATCTCCTTCATCATCTCCGCGGCCACGTCGTTGGTGGCGCGGGTCCAGACGTCGACGACCTTGTTGTACTTCTCGGTGCGGGTGATGATGCCCTCGCCGTACTGCAGCTCGATGTCGTCCACCTCTTTCTGGGCGGCGTCGAGGATTCGCGGCTTGGTGGACGGGATGGTCAGGTCCTTGACGCCGATGGAGACGCCGGCCCGGGTCGCGTACTCGTAGCCGAGGCTCTTGATGCGGTCGCACAAAAGGACCGTGGCCTTGGTGCCGGCCATGCGGTAGGTGTCGCCCACGAGCTTGCCGATGGCCCGCTTGGTGAGCACCGTGTTGACGGCCTCGAACGGCACGCCCTCGGGCAGCAGTTCGCCCACGATGATCCGGCCGGGCGTGGTCTGTATCCGCTTGCCGCCGATGCGGCAGGTGATGCGGGCGTGCAGGCTCACCGCGCCGGCGTCCACGGCGCAGATGACCTCGCCGGAATCGGCGAAGATCTTGCCCTCGCCCTTGTCGAAGCTGCGTTCGGCGGTGAGGTAGTAAAGCCCGAGCACGATGTCCTGGGACGGCACGATGATCGGGGTGCCGTTGGCCGGGGACAGGATGTTGTTGGTGGACATCATGAGCACGCGGCACTCGATCTGGGCCTCGACCGACAGCGGCACGTGCACGGCCATCTGGTCGCCGTCGAAGTCGGCGTTATAGGCCGAGCAGACGAGCGGGTGCAGCTGGATGGCCTTGCCCTCGACCAAAAGCGGCTCGAAGGACTGGATGCCCAGGCGGTGCAGCGTCGGGGCGCGGTTGAGCATGATCGGATACTCGCGCACCACGTCTTCAAGGATATCCCAGACCACCAGCTCTTCGCGCTCGACCATCTTCTTGGCCGTCTTGATGGTGGTGGCAAGCCCCCTCTCCTCCAGCTTGGCGTAGATGAAGGGCTTGAAGAGCTCGAGGGCCATCTTCTTCGGCAGGCCGCACTGGTGCAGCTTGAGCTTGGGGCCGACCACGATGACCGAACGGCCGGAGTAGTCGACGCGCTTGCCGAGCAGGTTCTGGCGGAAGCGGCCCTGCTTGCCCTTGATCATGTCGGACAGGGACTTGAGCGGCCGGCCGTTGGTGCCGGTGATGGCCCGGCCCCGGCGTCCGTTGTCGAACAGCGCGTCCACGGCTTCCTGAAGCATGCGCTTTTCGTTGCGGATGATGATGTCCGGCGCGCCAAGCTCGATGAGGCGCTTGAGGCGGTTGTTCCGGTTGATCACGCGCCGGTAGAGGTCGTTTAAGTCCGAGGTGGCGAAACGGCCGCCGTCGAGGGGGACCAAGGGGCGCAGCTCCGGCGGAATGACCGGGATGACCTCCATGATCATCCATTCGGGCTTGTTGCCCGAATCGATAAAGGCCTCGACGATCTTGAGGCGCTTGATGATCTTTTTCTTCTTGGTCTGCGACTTGGTGGTCATGGCCTCTTCGCGCAGTTCGGCGCGAATCTTGATGAGGTCAAGCTCCTCCAGAAGCGAACGCACGGCCTCGGCGCCCATGCCCACTTCCACCGCGTCCTCGCCGCCGTAATGGTCGATGACCTGGATGTACTGCTCTTCGGAAATGACCTGGTACTTGGTGAGGTTGGTGTCCTTGGGGTCGAGGACCATGTAGGAATCGAAATAGAGGACCTTTTCCAGGTCGACCATGGTCATGTCGAGCAAGGTGCCGATCTTGGACGGCAGGGTCTTCAGGAACCAGATATGGGCGACGGGCGCGGCCAGCTCGATGTGGCCCATGCGCTCGCGGCGCACCTTGGAGGCGATGACCTCGACGCCGCACTTTTCGCACACGATGCCCCGGTGCTTCATGCGCTTGTACTTGCCGCAGTTGCACTCGTAGTCCTTGACCGGGCCGAAAATCTTGGCGCAGAAAAGCCCGTCGCGCTCGGGCTTGAAGGTGCGGTAGTTGATGGTTTCGGGCTTCTTGACTTCCCCGAAGGACCACTCGCGAATTTTTTCCGGCGCGGCGATGGAAATACGGATGGATTTGAGCGACCGGCTGGACACGCTGGTCTGGCCAATGCCGCGCATGCTGAACAGTTCGTCCAGAGACATACGGTTACCTCGTATGGCGGGAGGACCCTTCCCGCATCTGGGCCCGGCCGGGGAACCGGCGGGCGTTGGCTAGGCGAAACACGCTGTCGAAGGCGGATGCCGGCTATGGCGCGCGGGCCCGGGGTCGGCCTGCCGTGGCTCCCGTCCGGGTCCGATGCACGGCATCGAATCCGGACGGGCGGCGGGCTCCCGGACGCGCGGCCCTAGCGCCGGGGCGGAGCCTTGACTATTTTTTTCTCGTCCTGGATCAGGTCCACGTCGAGGCCGAGCGACATGAGCTCCTTGACCAGGACGTTGAAGGACTCGGGAAGTCCCGCCTCCAGGAAGTTGTCGCCCTTGACGATCTTCTCGTACATCTTGACGCGCCCGCCGACATCGTCGGACTTGACGGTCAGGAATTCCTGCAAGAGGTACGAAGCGCCGTAGGCTTCGAGCGCCCAGACTTCCATCTCGCCCAGACGCTGGCCGCCGAACTGGGCCTTGCCGCCGAGCGGCTGCTGGGTGACCAGGGAGTAAGGGCCGGTCGAACGGGCGTGGATCTTTTCGTCGACCAGGTGGTGGAGCTTCAGCATGTACATGCAGCCCACGGTCACGGGACGGTGGAAGGCTTCACCGGTGCGGCCGTCATAGAGGGTGACCTTGCCGTTCTCGGGCAGTCCCGCCTGCTTGAGCCAGCCCCACATCTCGTCTTCCGTTGCGCCGTCGAAGACCGGCGTCTTGGCCACGATGCCCTTCTTGAGGGATTTGAGCGCCACACGCAGCTCTTCGTCGGACATGCCGTCGATCATGGCCACGGTTTCGGGCTCGGAGAAGACGGCCTTGGCCTCGGCCCGGAGCGTCTCCATGGGCTTGCCCGAGGCGACCAGCTCAGAGAGTTGGCGGCCGAGCTCCATGCCGGCCCAGCCGAGGTGGGTCTCCATGATCTGCCCGATGTTCATACGCGAAGGCACGCCAAGGGGGTTGAGCACGATGTCCACGGGACGGCCGTTGGCGAAAAAGGGCATGTCCTCTTCCGGCAGGATGCAGGAGACGACGCCCTTGTTGCCGTGGCGGCCGGCCATTTTATCGCCCACGTTGAGCTTTCTTTTGACGGCCACGTAGACCTTGACCATCTTGATGACGCCGGGAGGCAGGTCGTCGCCCTCGGTCACCTTCTCGCGCTTCTGGTCGTAGACGCCCTTCACGAAATGGATGTGGCGGTCGTAGTCGTCGAGCAACTCGGCCACGGCCTCGTTGGTTTCCTTGGAGGCGAAGATGCCGGAGAGCTTTTTCACCGGCAGCTGGTCCAGGAGCTCCTGGGTCAGGGGATGGTTGGCCTCGAGGAGCACCTCGTTTTTCTTGGGCCCCTTGATCGTCTGGAAAACGGCCTTGCCGGAGACGATGGGCCACAGGCGGCGGCGCAAGTTGTCGGCGATGGCGTCGATGTGCTGGCCTTCCTTGACGTCGATGCGGGCCAGTTCGAAATCCTCGATCTGGCGGGTGCGGTCGTCCTTCTCACCGGAGCGGCGGTTGAACACGCGCACGTCGATGACCGTGCCCTCGATTCCGGGCGGCACCTTGAGCGACGTATTTTTCACGTCGCGGGCCTTGTCGCCGAAGATCGCGCGCAGGAGTTTTTCTTCCGGCGTCAGCTGGGTCTCGCCCTTGGGCGTGATCTTGCCGACCATGATGTCGTCCGGCGCGACCCGGGCCCCGATGCGGATGATGCCGCACTCGTCGAGGTCGTTTAACATTTCCTCGCCGACGTTCGGGATATCGCGGGTGATCTCCTCGGGTCCGAGCTTGGTGTCGCGGGCCACCACCTCGAATTCCTCGATGTGGACCGAGGTGAAGGTGTCGTCCTTGACAGCCTTCTCGGAGATGAGGATGGAGTCTTCGTAGTTGTAGCCGCACCAGGGCATGAAGGCGACCAGCAGGTTCTTGCCAAGCGCCAGCTCGCCGTCGCGGATGCCCGGGCCGTCGGCCAGCACGTCGCCCTTTTCCACATGCTGTCCGACCCGCACGCGCGGCACCTGGCCGAAGCAGGTATTCTGGTTGGACTTGTGGTGCTTTAACAGCTCGTAGGTCTTGGCCCCGCCGGAAGCCGCGCCCACGTCGCCGTCGTAGCAGACGACCACGCGCTCGGCGTCGGCGTAGTGGACATAGCCCGGCCCCTCGGCCAGAAGGCAGGCGCCGGAATCCTTGGCCACCGGGCCTTCCATGCCCGTGCCGACCAGCGGCTGCTCGCAGCGCAAAAGCGGCACGGCTTGCCGCTGCATGTTGGAGCCCATGAGCGCGCGGTTGGCGTCGTCATGCTCGAGGAAGGGAATGAGCGCCGCGGACACGGACACGATCTGGCTCGGCGAGATGTCCATGAGCGTGATCTGCTCGGGCGGCGTCATGATCAGGTCGCCGCGGATACGCGCGCCGACCACGGGATGGATGAAATGCCCCTCGGCGTCGAGCTCGGCGTTGGCGCCGGCGATGACCTCGTCGATCTCGCGCGTGGCGTCGAGGTAGACGACCTCGTCGGTGACCCGGCCTTCGCGCACCACCCGGTAGGGCGTCTCGATAAAGCCGAAGTCATTGACCTTGGAATGGGTGGTCAAGGACACGATCAGACCGATGTTCGGGCCTTCCGGCGTTTCGATCGGACAGATGCGGCCGTAGTGCGAGGTGTGCACGTCGCGGACTTCGAAGCCGGCGCGCTCACGGGTCAGACCGCCGGGGCCCAGGGCCGACAAGCGGCGCTTGTGGGTGACCTCGGACAGCGCGTTGGTCTGGTCCATGAACTGCGACAGCTGGGAGGTGCCGAAGAATTCCTTGAGGACCGCGGCCACGGGCTTGGGGTTGATCAGGTCGTGGGGCATGAGCGTGGCCACTTCCTGGAGGCTCATGCGCTCCTTGATGGCCCGTTCCATGCGCACGAGGCCGATGCGGTACTGGTTTTCCACCAGCTCGCCCACGGGGCGCACCCGGCGGTTGCCCAGGTGGTCGATGTCGTCGGCCGGGCCGTGCGAATCCTTGAGGAAGGTCAGGTGCTTGACGGCTTTCAGGATGTCGTCGTTGGCCAGGGTGCGGAAATCGAGGGGCTGGTCGATCTTGAGCCGGGCATTGAGCTTGTAGCGGCCCACGGGCGACAGATCGTAGTAGTCCGGATTGCGGAAGAGGTTCTCGAAGAAGTTGGCCGCGATTTCCGGAGTCGGCGGCGAGGACGGGCGCAGCCGGCGGTAGATTTCGACCTGGGCCGAAATGGTGTCGGTGGTCTTGTCGAGAACGAGGGTGTCGCGGATCGAGGACGAGGTGTCGATGCCCCGGGTGTGCAGCACGGGCAAATCGGCGATGCCGGCGTCCTTGAGCTTTTCCACCAGATCGGGGGTCAGCTCGTCGGCGGCCTCGGCCAAAACCTCACCCGTGGCCGGATCGGCGATGTCCTCGGCCAGGAACTGTCCGGTCAGCGTCGTGGGA
This genomic window contains:
- the rpoC gene encoding DNA-directed RNA polymerase subunit beta', with the translated sequence MSLDELFSMRGIGQTSVSSRSLKSIRISIAAPEKIREWSFGEVKKPETINYRTFKPERDGLFCAKIFGPVKDYECNCGKYKRMKHRGIVCEKCGVEVIASKVRRERMGHIELAAPVAHIWFLKTLPSKIGTLLDMTMVDLEKVLYFDSYMVLDPKDTNLTKYQVISEEQYIQVIDHYGGEDAVEVGMGAEAVRSLLEELDLIKIRAELREEAMTTKSQTKKKKIIKRLKIVEAFIDSGNKPEWMIMEVIPVIPPELRPLVPLDGGRFATSDLNDLYRRVINRNNRLKRLIELGAPDIIIRNEKRMLQEAVDALFDNGRRGRAITGTNGRPLKSLSDMIKGKQGRFRQNLLGKRVDYSGRSVIVVGPKLKLHQCGLPKKMALELFKPFIYAKLEERGLATTIKTAKKMVEREELVVWDILEDVVREYPIMLNRAPTLHRLGIQSFEPLLVEGKAIQLHPLVCSAYNADFDGDQMAVHVPLSVEAQIECRVLMMSTNNILSPANGTPIIVPSQDIVLGLYYLTAERSFDKGEGKIFADSGEVICAVDAGAVSLHARITCRIGGKRIQTTPGRIIVGELLPEGVPFEAVNTVLTKRAIGKLVGDTYRMAGTKATVLLCDRIKSLGYEYATRAGVSIGVKDLTIPSTKPRILDAAQKEVDDIELQYGEGIITRTEKYNKVVDVWTRATNDVAAEMMKEITWDIVRDPETGKEERNISTNPIFMMIHSGARGNQDQMRQLAGMRGLMAKPSGEIIETPITSNFREGLSVTQYFNSTHGARKGLADTALKTANSGYLTRRLVDVVQDVIVTEIDCGTVDGLEITHYVKAGDIKQRVHERALGRVTMFDVLDPETDEVIIPANTIIDETYAQLIEDKGLNSLTIRSTLTCQAKHGVCAMCYGRDLARGHLVNVGETVGIIAAQSIGEPGTQLTMRTFHIGGTAAREIAQSSVTAQHNGRVALSRVKSIVNRQGHTIMMGKSGQVSVVDEQGRERERYSLPSGAKLYAVAGQEVKKDQLLAEWDPFNEPFVTDVAGIVKFTDIIEGKTYQEKVDDATKRATQTIIEYRTTSYRPAVSIVDERGNPKSRPGTNSLAVFSMPVGALLMARDGQEIFEGDIIARKPRESSKTKDIVGGLPRVAELFEVRKPKEMAVVSEIDGIVSYGPETKGKRKIIVTPEAGDAKEYLIPRGKHITAQEGDFVEAGELLTEGYPELHDILKIKGEKFLAKYLVDEIQDVYRFQGVAINDKHIEIIVRQMLKKVSVLDSGETNFLIGEQVDKIRFMEENQRCVGEGLKPAVAEPLVLGITQASLSTDSFISAASFQETTKVLTEASLMGKDDSLRGLKENVIVGRLIPAGTGYRRYMDSEINVPRQPERPDRFLEELEDNPILAETSASPEE
- the rpoB gene encoding DNA-directed RNA polymerase subunit beta produces the protein MAQLTKNFGKIVKTLTIPHLLNLQIDSYELFLQKDIPPTSREDAGLEGVFRSVFPIEDFNRTASLEYVSYEIGEPKYDVPECIVKGLTYEAPLRIKVRLVVYDVDEETENRTIRDIKEQVIYFGTVPLMTEKGTFIINGTERVIVNQLQRSPGIIFEHDSGKSHTSRKVLYSCRVIPMRGSWLDFDYDHKDILYVRIDRRRKMPATILFKAMGMSRVDILRYFYEIEHFFLEGSRVFRPVLPEFYRKEKAYAEVRDTDGKVIVGVDKPITKRSWRLMLEAGIEKIEIDPTTLTGQFLAEDIADPATGEVLAEAADELTPDLVEKLKDAGIADLPVLHTRGIDTSSSIRDTLVLDKTTDTISAQVEIYRRLRPSSPPTPEIAANFFENLFRNPDYYDLSPVGRYKLNARLKIDQPLDFRTLANDDILKAVKHLTFLKDSHGPADDIDHLGNRRVRPVGELVENQYRIGLVRMERAIKERMSLQEVATLMPHDLINPKPVAAVLKEFFGTSQLSQFMDQTNALSEVTHKRRLSALGPGGLTRERAGFEVRDVHTSHYGRICPIETPEGPNIGLIVSLTTHSKVNDFGFIETPYRVVREGRVTDEVVYLDATREIDEVIAGANAELDAEGHFIHPVVGARIRGDLIMTPPEQITLMDISPSQIVSVSAALIPFLEHDDANRALMGSNMQRQAVPLLRCEQPLVGTGMEGPVAKDSGACLLAEGPGYVHYADAERVVVCYDGDVGAASGGAKTYELLKHHKSNQNTCFGQVPRVRVGQHVEKGDVLADGPGIRDGELALGKNLLVAFMPWCGYNYEDSILISEKAVKDDTFTSVHIEEFEVVARDTKLGPEEITRDIPNVGEEMLNDLDECGIIRIGARVAPDDIMVGKITPKGETQLTPEEKLLRAIFGDKARDVKNTSLKVPPGIEGTVIDVRVFNRRSGEKDDRTRQIEDFELARIDVKEGQHIDAIADNLRRRLWPIVSGKAVFQTIKGPKKNEVLLEANHPLTQELLDQLPVKKLSGIFASKETNEAVAELLDDYDRHIHFVKGVYDQKREKVTEGDDLPPGVIKMVKVYVAVKRKLNVGDKMAGRHGNKGVVSCILPEEDMPFFANGRPVDIVLNPLGVPSRMNIGQIMETHLGWAGMELGRQLSELVASGKPMETLRAEAKAVFSEPETVAMIDGMSDEELRVALKSLKKGIVAKTPVFDGATEDEMWGWLKQAGLPENGKVTLYDGRTGEAFHRPVTVGCMYMLKLHHLVDEKIHARSTGPYSLVTQQPLGGKAQFGGQRLGEMEVWALEAYGASYLLQEFLTVKSDDVGGRVKMYEKIVKGDNFLEAGLPESFNVLVKELMSLGLDVDLIQDEKKIVKAPPRR